From Halodesulfovibrio aestuarii DSM 17919 = ATCC 29578, the proteins below share one genomic window:
- a CDS encoding YeiH family protein encodes MAEEKNIVVDEGNSKISDLWLKEDYWAIWLGALILLIGSVIYFNNAPKDLDAKIAAANSIMQEQAEYAPFKTVAYYDAQDSKGKLKATSSPVGKMIKSWTNKPQKWKSNPLDAFYMDQSTADALNAKYKPKYEAAQAKTKAAKTVALAAQEVAAQASFTNAALNDEAISQIATWRKARQASSKAKKKIKHKPYNLFPSLLGLCLAMALMFSVGIKVMGKDAGGFLKGFFAVFLVGVLAYLMGYQATMKHYGIGYAAWAIAIGMLIANTVGTPNWIKPALQVEYYIKTGLVLLGAEVLFSKVIAIGVPGIFVAWVVTPVVLITTFIFGQKVIKMPSKTLNMVISADMSVCGTSAAIATAAACRAKKEELTLSIGLSLVFTSIMMIVMPAVIKATAMPHVLGGAWMGGTIDATGAVAAAGAFLSEKAMFVAATIKMIQNVLIGVTAFCVAVYWCTKVEAEAGKKVGWMEIWHRFPKFVIGFIIASIIFSTIYTSLGSDAGFAMVDHGVIRGFSKIFRGWFFCLSFAAIGLATNFRELAGYFKGGKPLILYVCGQSLNLMLTLTMAYLMFYVVFPEITAKI; translated from the coding sequence ATGGCTGAAGAAAAAAATATTGTAGTTGATGAGGGGAACTCAAAGATCTCCGATTTATGGCTTAAGGAAGATTACTGGGCTATTTGGCTTGGTGCTCTTATTTTACTTATTGGTAGCGTTATCTATTTTAACAATGCGCCTAAAGACCTTGATGCGAAGATTGCAGCTGCAAACTCTATAATGCAGGAACAGGCTGAGTATGCACCGTTTAAAACCGTTGCCTATTATGATGCTCAGGATAGTAAAGGTAAGCTGAAAGCTACAAGTTCTCCTGTTGGCAAGATGATCAAGTCTTGGACCAATAAGCCTCAAAAATGGAAATCTAACCCGCTTGACGCGTTCTACATGGACCAATCTACTGCAGATGCTCTGAACGCTAAATACAAACCTAAGTACGAAGCTGCTCAGGCCAAAACTAAGGCTGCCAAAACGGTAGCACTTGCTGCTCAGGAAGTTGCTGCACAAGCTTCCTTTACAAATGCAGCTCTTAATGACGAAGCTATTTCTCAAATTGCAACATGGCGTAAAGCTCGTCAGGCTTCCAGCAAAGCTAAAAAGAAAATCAAACATAAGCCATATAACTTGTTCCCTTCTCTTCTCGGACTTTGCCTTGCTATGGCACTTATGTTCTCTGTGGGTATCAAAGTTATGGGTAAAGATGCCGGCGGATTCCTTAAAGGCTTCTTTGCAGTATTCTTAGTAGGTGTTCTCGCATACCTCATGGGGTATCAGGCAACTATGAAGCATTATGGTATCGGCTATGCTGCATGGGCTATTGCAATTGGTATGCTCATCGCAAACACTGTTGGTACTCCTAACTGGATCAAACCAGCTCTTCAGGTTGAATACTACATTAAAACAGGTCTCGTACTTCTCGGTGCTGAAGTTCTCTTCAGTAAAGTTATTGCGATTGGTGTTCCAGGTATCTTTGTAGCGTGGGTTGTGACACCTGTTGTTTTGATTACGACCTTTATCTTCGGTCAGAAAGTAATCAAGATGCCTTCCAAGACCCTTAACATGGTAATCTCAGCAGATATGTCTGTATGTGGTACTTCTGCTGCTATTGCTACCGCTGCTGCTTGTCGTGCGAAAAAAGAAGAGCTTACTCTTTCAATCGGTCTTTCTCTCGTGTTCACCTCCATCATGATGATCGTGATGCCAGCAGTTATCAAAGCGACTGCAATGCCGCACGTTCTCGGTGGTGCATGGATGGGTGGTACCATTGACGCAACTGGTGCTGTAGCTGCTGCTGGTGCATTCCTTTCTGAGAAAGCAATGTTTGTTGCTGCAACAATTAAGATGATTCAGAACGTGCTTATCGGTGTGACAGCATTTTGTGTAGCAGTTTACTGGTGTACTAAAGTTGAAGCTGAAGCAGGCAAGAAAGTTGGCTGGATGGAAATCTGGCACCGCTTCCCTAAATTTGTTATCGGTTTTATCATCGCTTCTATCATCTTCTCAACTATCTACACCTCTCTTGGTTCCGACGCAGGCTTTGCGATGGTTGACCACGGTGTAATCCGCGGCTTCTCTAAAATCTTCCGCGGCTGGTTCTTCTGCCTCAGTTTTGCAGCAATTGGTCTTGCAACTAACTTCCGTGAACTTGCAGGGTACTTTAAAGGCGGCAAGCCGCTTATTCTGTATGTTTGTGGTCAGTCCCTTAACCTGATGCTGACTCTTACAATGGCATATCTCATGTTCTATGTGGTATTCCCAGAGATCACAGCAAAAATCTAA
- a CDS encoding mechanosensitive ion channel family protein, with translation MLKEIILYSQGLPVLTILTAFFGVFVIVWAKNKIDDTESQRQERISSLDKFLAKNTDSPVDRPNRRARRKAMESIENRFSIIRRISLFVLILIWMIALFFPYMGSIPATYISVFAASIGVVVGIMARPLIENTIAGMVISFSQPFRVNDTVIVDGHYGTIEDITTIHTVLKLWNWKRVIFPNSMMLSQKVINYTKTDLYQWVNIEFLVSYDCDLDNVERLVKRAVVNSNHFADYEDPRFWVISMDERNFKCWVVAWAENPPSAWELGHEVRSKIIKVFHKHEIKASKVELSLSPEAIEQPQLK, from the coding sequence ATGCTTAAAGAGATCATCTTATACTCACAAGGTCTTCCGGTATTGACGATATTGACAGCATTTTTCGGGGTGTTTGTCATTGTATGGGCGAAAAATAAAATTGATGATACCGAATCGCAGCGTCAGGAGCGAATTTCTTCTCTGGATAAATTTTTAGCGAAAAATACAGATAGCCCTGTGGATCGTCCAAATAGGCGGGCCCGTCGAAAGGCTATGGAGTCAATTGAGAACCGTTTTTCTATTATCCGTCGTATTTCGTTATTTGTTCTCATATTGATATGGATGATTGCACTGTTTTTTCCGTATATGGGTAGTATCCCGGCAACATACATATCTGTGTTTGCTGCATCTATCGGTGTTGTTGTGGGGATCATGGCTCGTCCGCTTATCGAGAACACTATTGCAGGGATGGTAATTTCCTTTTCTCAACCTTTCCGTGTTAATGATACTGTAATTGTTGACGGTCATTACGGGACTATTGAAGATATTACTACAATTCATACAGTGCTTAAGCTTTGGAACTGGAAACGGGTAATTTTCCCCAACAGTATGATGCTTTCACAGAAAGTTATTAATTATACGAAAACAGATTTATACCAATGGGTTAACATTGAATTTTTGGTTTCGTATGATTGTGATTTGGATAACGTGGAGCGGCTCGTTAAGCGTGCAGTGGTAAATTCCAACCATTTTGCTGATTATGAAGACCCGCGTTTTTGGGTGATCAGTATGGATGAGCGGAATTTTAAATGCTGGGTTGTGGCGTGGGCTGAAAATCCTCCTTCCGCATGGGAGCTTGGGCATGAAGTTCGATCCAAGATTATTAAGGTGTTCCACAAACATGAAATAAAGGCATCCAAGGTGGAGCTTAGTCTTTCACCGGAAGCTATAGAACAACCGCAATTGAAATAA
- a CDS encoding sigma-54-dependent transcriptional regulator — protein sequence MRRNILVVDKDNGSLAALPELLKAAGYEVIHVHTHHETRSTLTKEHFAVVIAGLEEHHAQKQSLLKSIKANTPDTEVILVSRAARVDAAVRAMQMGAFHFLSLPENPADLLVIVDKAMEKCFLQSEVNELRQILKKQQTMPTLIGQSAPMQELKKEIARIAPLDCTVLIQGETGTGKEMVAKMIHKLSSRADKRFYAINAGVFSPELLANELFGHEKGAFTGAQSTKEGIFEAANNGTLLLDEIGEMPVNMQVQLLRVLQERTITRVGGTSDISIDVRVIAATHRNLEKLVEKNQFRQDLFYRLNVFTLRLPALRERPDDIPLFCNFFIEKYCKTFGKKVTGLSENAMLALMRHSYPGNVRELENIIERAVVLCDSGTIHLAHLPQEFSIGTKRTRKTHTNNTHRTLADVEQEHITQVLHSVDGNKASAAKILGIDRATLWRKLKKYSL from the coding sequence ATGCGACGCAATATTTTAGTAGTAGATAAAGATAACGGTTCCCTTGCAGCTCTTCCAGAACTCTTGAAAGCTGCAGGCTATGAGGTGATTCATGTCCATACTCATCATGAAACACGTTCGACTCTTACAAAAGAACATTTTGCAGTAGTCATTGCCGGGCTTGAAGAACACCACGCACAAAAGCAAAGCCTGCTTAAATCCATCAAAGCAAACACACCCGACACAGAAGTCATTCTAGTCTCACGTGCCGCACGTGTTGATGCTGCCGTACGCGCCATGCAAATGGGCGCATTCCATTTTTTATCACTGCCTGAAAACCCTGCCGATCTTCTTGTTATTGTTGATAAGGCAATGGAAAAATGCTTCCTGCAATCAGAAGTTAACGAACTTCGTCAAATCTTGAAAAAACAGCAGACAATGCCGACACTCATCGGCCAGAGTGCGCCCATGCAGGAGCTTAAAAAAGAGATCGCCCGCATTGCTCCGCTCGACTGCACCGTTCTCATTCAAGGAGAAACAGGTACAGGTAAAGAGATGGTCGCCAAAATGATCCATAAGCTCAGTTCACGGGCGGACAAACGCTTTTATGCCATAAACGCCGGTGTATTCAGCCCAGAGCTGCTTGCCAATGAACTTTTTGGACACGAAAAAGGTGCCTTCACAGGCGCACAGTCCACCAAAGAAGGGATTTTTGAAGCTGCTAACAACGGCACCCTTCTTCTCGATGAAATCGGTGAAATGCCCGTAAATATGCAGGTACAGCTATTACGTGTACTTCAGGAACGCACTATTACACGTGTTGGTGGGACATCTGACATCTCCATTGATGTACGCGTCATAGCCGCAACACACCGTAATCTGGAAAAATTAGTCGAAAAAAATCAGTTCAGACAAGATCTCTTCTATCGTCTCAATGTATTCACTCTGCGTTTACCTGCTCTGCGCGAGCGCCCTGACGATATCCCCTTGTTCTGTAACTTCTTTATTGAAAAGTACTGCAAAACATTTGGCAAAAAAGTCACAGGACTTTCTGAAAATGCCATGCTCGCTTTAATGCGCCATTCTTACCCGGGCAACGTTCGCGAACTGGAAAACATAATCGAACGTGCCGTTGTGCTCTGCGACAGCGGAACTATTCATCTAGCCCACCTTCCACAAGAATTTTCTATAGGCACAAAACGAACACGCAAGACTCACACAAACAACACGCACAGAACTTTGGCCGATGTTGAACAGGAACACATTACACAAGTCCTTCACAGTGTTGATGGCAACAAGGCAAGTGCTGCCAAAATATTAGGAATTGATCGTGCTACACTTTGGCGGAAATTAAAAAAATATTCTTTGTAA
- a CDS encoding aminopeptidase P family protein, with translation MFSAATYAERRKILCTRLTERGEKGLLLFPGHSASPMNYTNNTYPFRQDSSFLYFFGHDHEGLTGVIDLDAGESWYFDQGFSMDDIIWSGALATPEELAARCGAERYGAEKTLTHMVTEAKKSQRPIHILPVYRAETRMRLVQLLNCGIMEADKFVSTPLIEEVVKLRSVKSIEEVMEIEQALETSYAMYANALTATRPGASERQLASVLHSTLALAGSAPSFTPICTGRGQILHNHEYSHMLHSGDLLLIDSGAESENHYASDITRTFPVAGTFTGQQRDVYSIVLAAQEAAISQCAPDIPFIDCHMTAATTIASGLRDLGILKGSVESIVAAGAHALFFPHGLGHMLGLDVHDMEGLGEDFVGYDSTITRSEQFGLRGLRLARKLQQGFVVTIEPGCYFIPALMEQWEAEGTCKEFINFDTAKQFSEFGGIRIEDDIYITSDGHRVLGQQIPKTVAGIEGRMHACSQRMFQGR, from the coding sequence ATGTTTTCTGCTGCAACATACGCTGAGCGAAGAAAAATCTTATGCACCCGTCTCACAGAGCGCGGTGAAAAAGGTCTGCTATTATTTCCGGGACATTCTGCATCCCCCATGAATTACACAAATAATACATATCCATTCCGTCAAGACTCCTCTTTTCTCTATTTTTTCGGACATGATCATGAGGGATTAACAGGCGTCATCGACCTTGATGCCGGAGAATCGTGGTATTTTGATCAAGGCTTTTCCATGGATGACATCATATGGTCTGGAGCACTGGCTACGCCTGAAGAACTCGCAGCCCGTTGCGGAGCAGAAAGATACGGTGCAGAAAAAACACTTACCCACATGGTGACCGAAGCAAAAAAATCGCAGCGCCCTATACATATTTTACCTGTCTACCGTGCCGAAACCCGTATGCGCCTTGTTCAACTGTTAAACTGCGGCATTATGGAAGCAGACAAATTTGTCTCCACTCCTCTCATCGAAGAAGTTGTCAAACTACGTTCCGTAAAATCCATTGAAGAAGTTATGGAGATCGAGCAGGCATTGGAAACATCCTATGCCATGTACGCCAATGCACTCACCGCAACACGTCCGGGTGCTTCAGAGCGCCAACTTGCTTCCGTTCTCCATTCAACATTAGCGTTGGCAGGCTCCGCTCCGTCATTTACCCCTATATGCACTGGACGTGGTCAAATTTTACACAACCACGAATATAGCCACATGCTCCATTCAGGAGACCTACTGCTCATCGATTCAGGTGCTGAATCTGAAAATCACTACGCATCAGACATCACAAGGACATTCCCTGTAGCCGGCACATTCACCGGGCAACAGCGAGATGTATACTCCATAGTCCTTGCCGCGCAGGAAGCAGCTATTTCTCAATGTGCACCAGACATTCCTTTCATTGACTGCCATATGACCGCCGCAACCACTATTGCTTCCGGCTTGCGAGATCTGGGCATCCTTAAAGGGTCTGTTGAAAGCATTGTAGCGGCCGGCGCTCATGCGCTCTTCTTCCCGCATGGTCTCGGACATATGCTCGGACTGGATGTACATGATATGGAAGGTCTTGGTGAAGACTTCGTGGGCTACGACAGCACCATTACCCGTTCTGAACAATTTGGATTACGCGGCCTGCGCCTTGCACGCAAACTTCAACAAGGTTTTGTCGTCACCATTGAACCGGGTTGTTATTTTATTCCGGCTCTTATGGAACAATGGGAGGCCGAAGGCACTTGCAAAGAATTCATCAACTTCGATACAGCAAAACAATTCAGTGAATTTGGCGGCATCCGGATTGAAGATGATATTTATATCACCAGTGACGGGCATAGAGTTCTTGGACAACAAATTCCTAAAACAGTCGCTGGAATCGAAGGCCGTATGCACGCTTGTTCACAACGCATGTTCCAAGGCAGATAA
- a CDS encoding ferritin-like domain-containing protein, with amino-acid sequence MSNSDKEARREKVIEVLNKARSMELHAITQYMNQHYGLDDMDYGELAKQVKLIALDEMRHAEMFAERIKELGGEPTAELCCPVERKQAVERIFPFDADQEDDTIDKYNQFLIVCRENGDSVSQKIFDTIIEEEQLHYNYFDAISGHIEKLGDVFLSKIAGTPASTGLVSQGFAVGGGE; translated from the coding sequence ATGAGTAATTCTGACAAAGAGGCCCGTCGTGAAAAAGTCATTGAAGTATTGAACAAAGCCCGCAGCATGGAATTGCATGCCATTACTCAATACATGAACCAGCACTACGGTCTGGACGACATGGATTACGGAGAACTCGCAAAGCAAGTTAAACTGATTGCTCTTGATGAAATGCGGCACGCTGAAATGTTTGCAGAACGCATTAAGGAACTGGGCGGTGAACCGACAGCTGAACTATGCTGTCCAGTGGAACGCAAACAGGCTGTTGAACGCATTTTCCCTTTCGATGCAGATCAGGAAGATGACACCATAGATAAATATAACCAATTTCTTATCGTATGCCGTGAAAACGGAGACAGTGTAAGTCAAAAGATATTTGATACAATCATCGAAGAAGAACAACTGCATTACAACTACTTCGATGCCATCTCAGGGCATATCGAAAAACTCGGCGACGTGTTCCTTAGCAAAATTGCAGGCACACCAGCATCAACAGGTTTAGTAAGTCAGGGCTTTGCAGTTGGTGGCGGAGAATAG